In one window of Camelina sativa cultivar DH55 chromosome 15, Cs, whole genome shotgun sequence DNA:
- the LOC104746378 gene encoding uncharacterized protein LOC104746378 translates to MSLVCSSSCVAPLPQTKRVSPSFLKLKTCTLTLRASTGESKFSTGIRKHISYLFTEPHKLRRLAKSRLLVSQESFTETSTIDMDWEDQEEVEDTGSPWEGSVMYRRNASVTHVEYCTTLERLGLGRLSTEVSKKRASAMGLRVTKDVKDYPDGTPVQISVDVIRKKRKLRLDGIVRTVITLGCNRCGESTGESIFSNFSLLLTEDPVEEPDVIDLGFSFGSDKATSFSGLSDDTEENEDDDDDSWIDWEDKLHFPPEAKEIDISKHIRDLVHLEITITAICDPACKGMCLKCGANLNKRKCDCGREEKDKGYGPLGNLREKMQQKEGLRN, encoded by the exons ATGTCTCTGGTTTGCTCTTCATCTTGTGTAGCTCCCTTGCCGCAGACCAAACGGGTAAGTCCAAGTTTTCTTAAACTCAAAACATGTACCTTAACTCTACGTGCTTCCACCGGCGAATCTAAATTTAGCACTGGTATTAGAAAGCATATCAGTTACTTGTTCACAGAACCACATAAGCTTCGTAGGCTAGCAAAGAGTCGGTTATTAGTTAGTCAGGAGTCTTTTACAGAGACCAGCACAATAGATATGGATTGGGAAGATCAGGAGGAAGTTGAGGATACTGGGTCACCTTGGGAAGGTTCGGTTATGTATAGGAGAAATGCTTCAGTCACACATGTGGAGTATTGCACTACCTTAGAGAGGCTTGGGTTGGGAAGATTGTCAACAGAGGTCTCCAAGAAGAGAGCTTCCGCAATGGGACTAAGAGTGACAAAAGATGTAAAGGATTATCCAGATGGAACACCTGTTCAGATTTCGGTTGATGTcataaggaagaagaggaagctgaGACTCGATGGAATTGTCAGGACTGTTATCACACTTGGCTGCAACAG ATGTGGTGAGTCAACAGGAGAGAGCATCTTCTCCAACTTCTCGCTATTACTAACCGAAGATCCAGTTGAAGAACCTGATGTCATTGATCTAGGATTCTCATTTGGTAGTGACAAAGCTACTTCCTTTTCTGGATTGTCAGATGATACAGAAGagaatgaggatgatgatgatgattcatggaTAGATTGGGAGGATAAGCTTCATTTCCCGCCTGAGGCGAAAGAAATAGATATCTCAAAGCATATAAGAGACTTGGTGCATTTAGAAATCACCATCACTGCGATATGTGATCCTGCGTGTAAAGGAATGTGCTTGAAGTGTGGTGCGAATCTGAATAAGAGGAAATGTGATTGTGGCAGAGAAGAGAAGGATAAAGGATATGGACCTCTCGGAAACCTGAGAgagaaaatgcaacaaaa
- the LOC104746381 gene encoding delta(24)-sterol reductase (The sequence of the model RefSeq protein was modified relative to this genomic sequence to represent the inferred CDS: added 121 bases not found in genome assembly) — protein sequence MSDLQTPLVRPKRKKTWVDYFVKFRWIIVIFIVLPFSATLYFLIYLGDMWSESKSFEKRQKEHDENVKKVIKRLKDRDAAKDGLVCTARKPWIAVGMRNVDYKRARHFEVDLGEFRNVLEINKEKMTARVEPLVNMGQISRVTVPMNLALAVVAELDDLTVGGLINGYGIEGSSHIYGLFADTVEAYEIVLANGELVRATRDNEYSDLYYAIPWSQGTLGLLVAAEIRLIPIKEYMRLTYIPVKGDLQALAQGYIDSFAPKDGDKSKIPDFVEGMVYNPTEGVMMVGTYASKEEAKKKGNKINNVGWWFKPWFYQHAQTALKKGQFVEYIPTREYYHRHTRCLYWEGKLILPFGDQFWFRFLFGWLMPPKVSLLKATQGEAIRNYYHDMHVIQDMLVPLYKVGDALEWVHREMEVYPIWLCPHKLFKQPIKGQIYPEPGFEYENRQGDTEDAQMFTDVGVYYAPGAVLRGEQFDGSEAVRKMEKWLIENHGFQPQYAVSELDEKSFWRMFNGELYEECRKKYRAVGTFMSVYYKSKKGRKTEKEVREAEQAHLETAYAEAD from the exons ATGTCGGATCTTCAGACACCACTTGTAAGgccgaagaggaagaagacatggGTTGATTACTTTGTCAAGTTCCGATGGATCATTGtcatcttcatcgtccttcCATTCTCAGCCACACTCTACTTCCTCATCTACCTCGGGGACATGTGGTCGGAGTCCAAGTCATTTGAGAAACGCCAAAAGGAACATGACGAGAATGTCAAGAAAGTCATCAAAAGGCTTAAGGATAGGGATGCGGCCAAGGACGGGCTTGTCTGCACTGCACGTAAGCCGTGGATCGCCGTTGGAATGAGGAACGTTGACTACAAGAGAGCCAGGCATTTCGAGGTTGACTTGGGAGAGTTCCGTAACGTTCTTGAGATCAACAAGGAGAAGATGACTGCTAGAGTTGAGCCTCTTGTCAACATGGGACAGATCTCTCGTGTCACCGTCCCAATGAACCTAGCTCTTGCCGTTGTTGCTGAGCTTGACGACCTCACGGTTGGTGGACTCATTAATGGATATGGTATTGAAGGAAGCTCTCACATCTATGGTTTGTT CTCCTTGTAGCTGCTGAGATCAGGCTTATTCCAATCAAGGAGTACATGAGACTCACCTACATACCAGTCAAGGGAGATCTTCAAGCCTTAGCTCAAGGTTACATTGATTCTTTCGCTCCAAAAGATGGTGACAAGTCAAAAATCCCTGATTTCGTTGAAGGCATGGTTTACAACCCAACTGAAGGAGTGATGATGGTTGGAACATACGCATCTAAAGAAGAAGCCAAGAAGAAAGGtaacaaaatcaacaatgtGGGATGGTGGTTCAAGCCGTGGTTCTACCAACATGCACAGACCGCTTTGAAAAAGGGACAGTTCGTTGAGTACATCCCAACTAGGGAATACTACCACAGGCACACAAGGTGCTTGTACTGGGAAGGGAAACTTATTCTTCCTTTTGGTGATCAGTTCTGGTTTAGGTTCCTCTTTGGTTGGTTGATGCCTCCTAAGGTCTCTCTTCTTAAGGCTACTCAAGGTGAAGCTATCAGAAACTATTACCATGATATGCATGTTATTCAGGACATGCTTGTTCCTCTTTACAAGGTTGGTGATGCCCTCGAATGGGTTCACCGCGAAATGGAG gtgtATCCAATATGGCTTTGCCCACACAAACTCTTCAAGCAGCCAATCAAAGGTCAGATCTACCCAGAACCAGGCTTTGAGTACGAGAACAGACAAGGAGACACAGAAGATGCTCAGATGTTCACTGACGTTGGAGTCTACTACGCACCTGGCGCTGTTCTAAGAGGTGAACAGTTTGATGGATCAGAAGCCGTGCGTAAGATGGAGAAGTGGCTGATCGAGAACCATGGATTCCAGCCTCAGTACGCGGTGTCTGAGCTTGACGAGAAGAGCTTCTGGAGAATGTTTAATGGTGAGTTGTACGAGGAGTGCCGCAAGAAGTACAGAGCTGTTGGAACGTTCATGAGTGTTTACTACAAGTCCAAGAAAGGAAGGAAGACGGAGAAAGAAGTTAGAGAAGCAGAACAAGCTCATCTCGAAACTGCTTACGCTGAGGCAGATTAA